The DNA region tggcagataaaacatgaataaagatattatgtataaaaatattgaattagtatactttatagaaaaatacaaaaatattaacaaaaaatacaacttattttttatttttttattatttatcaaatttttatcattatatttttttatgaaaaaaataagaataaattaagttTTCATAATCTATTTTTCactaaacaaaatataagaatattAATTTTTGGTCATGTTTTCTGAACCAAACATAGCCTAATTGAATTAGGGTTAGCATGAGTGAtaaactaaaaagtaaaaactcaaATTATATCTCACACAAAGTGAGTTCGAGTCATACTTAAtcgatatataaatattattttaaatatttattaaacttAAGGACATACCCTAATCTTAGTGGAATAACTGATACCGAGACCAACTAAACTTTTATATATTCAAATTCATATAATGCATTTATATAATTATCCACAAGAATTAGAATTATTTCATATTTCCCTCTCTTTTGTTCAATGCACAATTAAGTGGCTACTATGCAGAAGCCTTGTGACTTGAAAATCAACATTAATGATGAGGAAATCTTCCTTTTGAACAAGGTACTCAACCTattcattattatttatattttctctTCTAATAATTGTTCTTAGatccaaagaaaaatcaaaaggtgAAGACTGAAGAATCTAGTTCATCTTATTTTGCAGGAGGTTATGTCAAAATTCAGTGGAAAAATAGAGAGTCAAATCCagaacaagaacaataataagatgATGATTGAAATGAATGATTTCCCATGTGGTCCAAATGGATTTGAGCTTGTTTCAATGTTCTGCTACAACAATGGCAAGATTCCAATCACAGTTTCCAATGTCCTTATCCTCCATTGCAGTGCACTCTACCTTGACATGACTGAAGAATTCTTCACCAACAATCTCATCCAACAAACAGAAAATTTTCTTGACAGAATCTATCATTGGACATGGAATGACACACTTTTGAGTCTCAAGAGTTGTGTTTCATTCCATTCCTATGCAGAAAACTGTGGAATCTTGGACAAGATCATGTTTGCATTGTTGGCAAAGATTGCTCTGAACTCTGATCCAAGCCTACTTCTGTTATCTCCTTCTTCGTCGCCGTCGTCGCCAGAAAACAATAACAAGAGGTTTTCTTTTCAGGCAACACCAAAGACTATAAGACAAAGTTTTCCAAGTAAAGCTTGGTGGTTTCAAGACATGGATTCTCTTCCTCCAATGATTATTGATAAGTTTCTCAGATGCATTGGCGGTTACAAGAAGCATAACAACAACTTAGTCCTCACAAGGTTCCTAATTGATTATCTGAAGAAATCAGTTCCTCCAAGTAGAAGCAAGAATGGTGAGTATTCGAGTATTGCCGAGACAGCTGCTTATGGAGTCATATTTGTTGGGAAGAACACATTTTCTTGCAGAACACTTTTCTGGGTGCTAAGGATTGTGTCTTGTTTTGGGCTTAGTGAAGGATGTAGAATGGAGATGGAGAAATTGATTGGTGGGAATCTTGAGCAAGCAAGATTGGATGATTTGTTGGTGTGCGGGAACCATATGGGGCTGTATTATGATGTTAATTTTGTTATAAGGTTAGTTAAATTATTTGTTGAgagcaacaataataataatagtgaaagTTTAGAGAAAATGAGGAAAGTTGGAAGGTTAATTGATAAGTATTTGAGAGAGGTATCAGCAGATCAGAATCTGAAGATCTCAAAGTTTCTTGGAGTTGCAGAGTGTTTGCCTGATTCTGCTAGAGATTGCTTTGATGGCCTCTACAGAGCCATTGACATCTATCTTCAGGTTAGTTCATCAAAATCTTTAGAAAATTTGACATATTTTACTATTTAAGGAAGATATATTCATATGCAGATAATGGTAATTAAGAGCTGAACTCGGTGCAGTCAACTTCAAGTGAAGTTAATAAATAAGAGTTGTTAGATTCAAATAATTTAACggtttttaactatcaatttcacgCAAAATtgactgcacttgagttttcacTTAATTAAGATGAtaatatttattatgttaaataatttaattaaatatatctatttaattgattttaattattatttttacataataatatttttatttaaataattattctactAAACTGCTTAATATAATATGTGTATTATCTAATTATTATCTTAAAGGCAATTTTATACATCTTTATGTGGATAACCACAGTctatttttaccttttttttatttcttaaacaatcaccaaatattttttttcttaatgtcTTATCATCACTAGAAATTCTTACGAAAGTAAAATTTGTTTGTCCAAATTTCAGTTCAAAATACTGAAATTTACCAATTTGgctcaatattattattattattattattattattattattattattattattattttgtatatCTATGTCATTGTCATATAATCTGTCATATATATGGAAATGCAATCAATcatgaaataaaacaaaaaaagaggATAAGAAGGTGCCCGCCAAGAAGGGAAACGAATTTTGCCAAATGTCTGTATTACTCTAAAAAATGTTGTacatacaaaaatttaaataatctaaAGATCGAAAAAAAAACTGCATACTCTTATAGTCTTATAAATGTATACATAATTAAAAAGTTTTGTTCAGTTCactaatattatttttgaataatcTCTCCACAACAATtacttcttttaaaaattttaattttgtaaatgtATTGCTTTGATGTTAGTGACTTAgtgttaataatataatttttatatttaatttctaattcAATTTTTTCTTGGTGGAACTATTCAATTTGCAGTCTCACCCAATGATTCCATTTGAAGAAAGATCAAGATTGTGCAGATGTCTTAATTATAATAAACTAAGTTTTGAAATTTGTAAAGATCTtgcaaaaaatccaaaaatacccCCAAGAATTGCAATGCAAGCACTTATTTCCCAAAAAGCAAAAATTCCACAAAGTGTTTTTGCAGTTAATGAAAAGGGCATAATGGACCATTCACAAATAATCTTGTACAATGAGTCCAACACAAACAACTTGTTCTTGGAAGAGAAAGAAGACATGAGACTAAACTTAGAAAGCATGCAATTAAGAGTAAGGGAGTTGGAGAAATTATGCAACCAAATGAAGAATCAAATGTCAAGGTTTGGTGTcaatagtagtaataataataatgggtTGCTTAGTCCTTCTTGTTCTGGAAATGGGCATAGATTCTGTTGAATAGATATTAGTGTAAATTCTTGCTTGGTTGTTTATATATGGCTAAGATATATATTGATATTTCATTGAATTGTATAAAAAATTGTAttgtaattttgatttttttttttttttgagtgttTAACCATACGTATATATTATATTGTAGTACTTGCAGGGTTTAACATTATATGAAATATTTAGTTACgtaaaaatgatattatttttgaaaataaggtaACAGACGTGGTTAATTGTGTTGTTCGATCATTCTATTGTGTTAATAAATTATGTGATAGTTAACTTATATTATTGATGGTTATATAtcaaaaatgacataaaaattattttaatttatatttttatgttttataattataaattgttTGTTCCACTTCAAATGTTAAGCTCTCTCTTAAAAAAAAcggatgaaataaaaaaattctttcatCATATATGATGatacttaaaagttaaaactacaACATAACTTAAATTATGAATGAAGCTAAAGAGTAATTGGTGCATTAAGCTTTATTGTTGATAAATAAAGTGGAAAATTCCTTtatcataaattaaagtaattggGGTTTTGAGGTTTTAGCACGGCCAGACATGAATTTAATAGTGGCATTTGGTGTTTCTCATGTACATGTTCACCTATATTGGGCTTAGACTTCTTTATTGAAAagaaattacatatatatatatatatatatatatatagcaaagaTAAAGAAACTTGAATCTGCGATTTTTTAAGTGAGTATGGAAAGATTAtacatttgagttataatttattggcTTACTAAAAAGAACTTATACATTATAGAATATAGAGTATAAATTatatctataacattttttatcactaaaaaatcatttgatattattttttatataaatcaaaattgatgattatatataaatttaaaacgcACATGAACATGAGAGGATAGAATATAGTTCTATtgatattcattttttttaagatttaacgATACtaaatatacactaaaattagctattagtataaaataatattaaaatataaaatatatattaaaaataaagtaaatatatctatacacaaatatattattgttaattttaatatataaataatatttttataatttatatatattgggTAGATTATTGCCAAATATACcagaaatttttgtatttttagatattaatatttaatataataaaaaaatttaattttaataaccaataatgtaaaataattatatatatatttaattacgtATTAATGTATTATCACGTTAGTAAATATAACTATTTTTAACGATTAATATATGAATGATCATCGTCTAAATAAACAAACATAACTAAATATTGTATACAATAATTTAGGCAATTCAGCCTATCAAAATTAAtcacattaaatttttttaaatatatggtTAGTTGAATGAAAAGAAGATTCAGAAAGTATCAAATTAGAAAAGAGGATGAAATAAAAAATTGACAAAgagtaaaagatagaaaaaaatttaggaatattattaataaaatagtctaatgaaatttatatataaataatttttttatggacataatatataataaaatttaatgacaTCTTTTGATTTatgtaattgattttatttagTGAGATaagattttgttgttgttgttatggttAGTTGAGTGAGACGGTTTGGTTGGTGTGCCAATTGGCCAAAGCCTTGCTTAGTAGGTGTTTGATTGTTTCTAAATAAACAAATGAAGATTGGGATTAAGATGGAAAGAGTCCTAATTGGACGCAAATTGGAGCCTAAATCACGTCATGCAATGCATGTTGTTATTATCTCATTTGACTCCTTGCCATTGTCAACACTCTTATGCAAATCAACCAGTCCCCACTCCCTACATCATCGCCACATTCCCATGACATTTGAAATTACAGACATGCCCCTAAGACATGCAATCTTTATGCTTAGTCCACTCTTGATTGTCAAATCCTAGGGGCATTTCCGTCACTCCGCACACCAAATAGGGCCAGTTAGGTGCTGTCTCCACCGGCATCAGTTGGAGATTCCGTTATTTTGCGTCTCTTTTGGTGCCAACACATCGGATTTATCGTTGCAAACTTCCAATTACGCGTTGAAAATAGGCCAACAAACACTTTTTTATTAAGGAGAATTGAAATGGACCAAACACTAGCAAAGGTAAATGCTGATTAATAGTTTAATACAATAACACTTtccatgaataataataataataataataataataaatgtatatcatcattcttattttaatttagtaaaaATTCAGGTGGTTAATTTCATGTCAAATTGATAGTTGAGAATTGTTCTGATAAGGATACTCTCTTCGAATTATAAATCGGTTTCACactatttgactaaattattatctatttaacGATCCTTAACTATCATTTTCACGTAAAATTAACTGCACTTAAATTTCTACTTTTTAATAATgttctttttttataaattcatacaaaattacaatataaaaatatcagTTATAATTAGAGTGAATATCTCATTCAACTCCTGATAATTATCTCGAAAGAACAACGAAAttctcaagaaaaaaaaaacacccaacTCGGTTTCTAATCTTTTTTTTAGACTGATTAACCCttgtaaaaaaataacattaatttttttttgacataAGAACTAATCAGTCATATCAAAATAAATCTGAGAAACTgagttggtattttttttttgtcaaataccTCGTTATTACTTGAGGTAAGTGTCAAaagctgtttttaatttttctcctataattatatatagaatgaCTTTATCATTATCCTTATAATAGAAGCAACAACAtaagaaattttcaaaataaatcacCATAATTAAGGCATTGGTTAATTAagaatttttgttttcaatttttaatatattattaatatattcaatgcattaaaaacttaaaatatgtATATTTTCTGTTAATGATTATCTTAAAACGTGTCTTTAAAGCACTTATTAGCAAAACactaaaaatattagttaaaaggaaaaactgaaaaaatttagctccttcaatgtattcaatatatataattttttttaaaaagttacatttaatttatatttttcattcaaaattttacTTATAATGTCCATGAAAATTGTGTGAGGTACTTATTAGCAATATCCTTCTATTACTATAAAAGGCAGACTAATTACTTTTCAATTaaactataatattttttatcatccaATGATTGACTTCATTTTATGGTAATACAATTATTGACTTGGTTAATGCACCATTTAATTCCCGTCAAAATGAAAATAATTGTACCATTTTATGGAATAAGAAAAGaacatatattataaaattattaataaattggttaaataaaataattaagaatggaaatgtctaatttttttaattcataaagAAGTTTAAATCATTTCCCACTTCAGGCAAACATACAATTAAAACACTCATTCTAGTAATGTACTAATAAAATACACATATTACAATCACCTATAccatcaaaacaaaattaaaattaaagatttgacaaacataaatacatattaaggttattaattgaaatttttattaaaaatatataaaaataaaaaatagctaaCTTGcacatgttaaaaatataataataaaatatttttaaatttttgatgtaattaatacattaaaaatatataaaaaataaa from Arachis hypogaea cultivar Tifrunner chromosome 10, arahy.Tifrunner.gnm2.J5K5, whole genome shotgun sequence includes:
- the LOC112717066 gene encoding BTB/POZ domain-containing protein At1g50280, with translation MQKPCDLKININDEEIFLLNKEVMSKFSGKIESQIQNKNNNKMMIEMNDFPCGPNGFELVSMFCYNNGKIPITVSNVLILHCSALYLDMTEEFFTNNLIQQTENFLDRIYHWTWNDTLLSLKSCVSFHSYAENCGILDKIMFALLAKIALNSDPSLLLLSPSSSPSSPENNNKRFSFQATPKTIRQSFPSKAWWFQDMDSLPPMIIDKFLRCIGGYKKHNNNLVLTRFLIDYLKKSVPPSRSKNGEYSSIAETAAYGVIFVGKNTFSCRTLFWVLRIVSCFGLSEGCRMEMEKLIGGNLEQARLDDLLVCGNHMGLYYDVNFVIRLVKLFVESNNNNNSESLEKMRKVGRLIDKYLREVSADQNLKISKFLGVAECLPDSARDCFDGLYRAIDIYLQSHPMIPFEERSRLCRCLNYNKLSFEICKDLAKNPKIPPRIAMQALISQKAKIPQSVFAVNEKGIMDHSQIILYNESNTNNLFLEEKEDMRLNLESMQLRVRELEKLCNQMKNQMSRFGVNSSNNNNGLLSPSCSGNGHRFC